The following coding sequences lie in one Caproicibacterium argilliputei genomic window:
- a CDS encoding ParB/RepB/Spo0J family partition protein: MSSKQRGLGKGLDIIFAENDAEDRNSSVVLNINELEPNRNQPRRDFDEAELAELAESIAKHGILQPLLVRPLHEEGGYQIVAGERRWRAARMAGLQEVPALVRELTDQQVMEMALIENLQRADLNPLEEAEGYQALMTTYEMTQEEVADSVGKSRPSVANALRLMRLPEEVQKLLAAGKLTPGQGRTLLAFPPEHQVPMALRCVREGLTVRQLEKLSRQFSAQPKEASIQKEIPFYEEAALSLHQQLGRPIKVTGSRKKGVLQIEFHGEEDLKNLLKLFD, encoded by the coding sequence TTGTCCTCTAAACAAAGAGGTCTGGGAAAAGGTCTGGATATCATATTTGCAGAGAATGACGCAGAGGACCGCAACTCTTCCGTTGTTCTGAATATTAACGAGCTTGAACCGAACCGCAACCAGCCCCGCCGGGACTTTGACGAAGCGGAATTAGCGGAGCTGGCAGAATCAATTGCCAAGCACGGCATTTTGCAGCCGCTGTTAGTGCGCCCACTGCACGAAGAGGGCGGGTACCAGATTGTTGCAGGTGAGCGCCGCTGGCGTGCCGCCCGCATGGCGGGGCTGCAGGAAGTGCCTGCTTTGGTGCGGGAACTGACCGACCAGCAGGTCATGGAAATGGCGCTGATTGAAAATTTGCAGCGTGCAGACCTAAATCCGCTGGAAGAAGCCGAGGGGTATCAAGCGCTGATGACCACCTATGAAATGACGCAGGAAGAAGTGGCAGACAGCGTTGGCAAGTCTCGCCCAAGCGTTGCAAACGCGCTGCGCCTGATGCGGCTGCCGGAAGAGGTGCAAAAGCTGCTGGCTGCCGGAAAATTGACGCCGGGGCAGGGGCGCACGCTGCTGGCGTTTCCGCCGGAGCACCAGGTGCCGATGGCGCTGCGCTGTGTGCGGGAGGGGCTGACCGTGCGGCAGCTTGAAAAGCTGTCACGGCAGTTTAGCGCACAGCCCAAGGAAGCCAGTATTCAAAAGGAAATCCCATTTTATGAGGAAGCGGCGCTGTCCCTGCACCAGCAGTTGGGGCGGCCCATCAAGGTCACAGGCAGCCGCAAAAAGGGCGTTTTGCAGATTGAGTTTCACGGGGAAGAGGATCTGAAAAATCTATTGAAGCTGTTTGACTGA
- a CDS encoding acyl-[acyl-carrier-protein] thioesterase, whose translation METFAMGTAVSAERFERNVRVECHEIGAAGRIRLSSILRMEQETSEEHMTALGLSYEKMLGDGIAMLITENQVQVFRFPVSKEQLHIVTRPAGAVGVHFYREFLFYSGTKQLMQVRQVSVCVDCSTHRPLRPDALYQYHVFQKKPVPPEQRVKKIRVKPDLAVLGERPIRYSDLDMNRHLTNTIYGDIVEDFLPESFRDWKRVQINYQAESLLGDVLQISGEETVQEKEFVLAGQSGGTIRFSTAIQK comes from the coding sequence TTGGAAACGTTCGCAATGGGAACCGCCGTTTCCGCAGAGCGCTTTGAACGAAACGTTCGCGTGGAGTGCCACGAAATCGGTGCGGCGGGCAGAATCCGACTCTCCTCCATTCTGCGCATGGAGCAGGAAACCAGTGAGGAACACATGACCGCCCTGGGGCTCAGCTACGAAAAAATGCTGGGCGACGGCATTGCCATGCTGATTACGGAAAATCAGGTGCAAGTATTTCGCTTTCCGGTCAGCAAGGAGCAGCTGCATATTGTGACGCGTCCGGCAGGCGCGGTCGGCGTGCATTTTTATCGGGAGTTTTTGTTTTATAGTGGGACGAAGCAGCTCATGCAGGTGCGACAGGTCAGTGTTTGTGTGGACTGCAGTACGCACCGCCCGCTGCGACCGGACGCGCTGTATCAATACCACGTCTTTCAGAAGAAGCCGGTGCCACCGGAGCAGCGTGTGAAAAAAATTCGCGTCAAACCAGACTTGGCTGTTTTGGGGGAGCGCCCGATTCGCTACAGCGATTTGGATATGAACCGACACCTGACCAACACCATTTACGGCGATATTGTAGAGGACTTTTTGCCTGAAAGCTTTCGGGATTGGAAGCGCGTACAAATCAATTACCAGGCGGAGAGTCTGCTGGGCGATGTTTTGCAAATCAGCGGGGAAGAAACGGTGCAGGAAAAGGAATTTGTGCTTGCCGGACAGAGCGGCGGAACCATTCGATTTTCTACCGCAATACAGAAATAA
- a CDS encoding ParA family protein, with protein sequence MCRVIAVSNQKGGVGKTTTAVNLAAALGAAGRKTLLVDTDPQGNSSSGVGVDRRKLSQSVYDVLIRDAEIQKAILATAFNHLDLLPSSLDLAGAEIELAEKPHRESVLKRALVQVKDQYAYILIDCPPSLGFITTNALTAADSVLIPIQCEFYALEGLSQLMNSVRRVKRQYNGALDIEGVLLTMYDGRLNLTQQVVDEVKKYFKGKVFGTVIPRTVRLSEAPSFGQPIQYFDRSCKGAEAYNALAAEIIQNHES encoded by the coding sequence ATGTGCCGCGTTATTGCTGTTTCCAACCAGAAAGGCGGCGTGGGGAAGACCACAACAGCCGTCAATTTGGCTGCTGCCTTGGGGGCTGCCGGCAGGAAAACCCTTTTGGTAGATACAGACCCACAGGGAAACTCCTCCAGCGGTGTCGGTGTGGATCGGCGCAAACTGAGCCAGTCGGTGTATGATGTGCTGATTCGCGATGCGGAGATTCAAAAGGCGATTCTCGCTACGGCATTCAATCATCTGGATTTACTGCCCAGTTCACTGGATTTGGCAGGCGCGGAAATTGAGCTGGCGGAAAAACCGCATCGGGAGAGTGTTTTAAAGCGCGCACTGGTTCAAGTGAAAGACCAATACGCCTATATTTTGATTGACTGCCCGCCGTCTTTGGGTTTCATCACCACCAATGCGCTGACAGCAGCGGACAGCGTTCTGATTCCCATTCAGTGTGAGTTTTACGCATTGGAGGGTTTAAGTCAGCTGATGAACAGCGTGCGCCGTGTAAAGCGCCAGTATAATGGTGCTTTAGACATTGAGGGCGTGCTGCTGACGATGTATGACGGGCGTCTGAACCTAACGCAGCAGGTGGTTGACGAAGTGAAAAAATACTTTAAAGGAAAAGTATTTGGTACAGTAATTCCGCGCACGGTTCGTTTAAGTGAAGCGCCAAGCTTCGGTCAGCCCATTCAATACTTTGACCGATCCTGCAAGGGTGCGGAGGCTTATAATGCCCTTGCGGCAGAAATTATACAGAACCATGAAAGCTGA
- the serS gene encoding serine--tRNA ligase has translation MVDIKLIRDNPDYVKAAIKKREMDLDSVVDQILEVDKQRREATGAVESKKAEQNAVSKEIPKIKKAGGDASEVLAKMKKLSEEIKEADAKLAEMNDKQQELMLCLPNLPDDDVQAGGKEKNVPDHYFKEKPIFDFEPKNHVDLCESLGMIDYQRGAKIAGNGAWIYRGWGARMEWAILNFFVNEHLSDGYELILPPHMLNYECGYVAGQFPKFGDEVYWIQNPTSADKKFMLPTAETALVNLHRDEILTADELPKKYIAYTPCYRREAGSYRSEERGMIRGHQFNKVEMVQYTKPEDSDAAFQELVGKAERLVQELGLHYRLSRLAAGDCSFSMARTYDIEVWIPSMGIYKEVSSASNARSYQARRGNIKYRDENKKLQFVHTLNASGLATSRVMPAIVEQYQNADGSVTVPEVLRPYMGIDVIRPKNA, from the coding sequence ATGGTAGACATTAAACTGATTCGGGACAACCCGGACTATGTGAAAGCGGCAATCAAAAAGCGCGAAATGGATTTGGACAGCGTTGTCGACCAGATCCTTGAGGTGGACAAGCAGCGCCGCGAGGCAACCGGCGCGGTGGAAAGCAAAAAGGCAGAGCAGAACGCCGTTAGTAAGGAAATCCCGAAAATTAAGAAAGCCGGCGGCGATGCTTCCGAAGTCCTTGCAAAGATGAAAAAGCTTTCCGAAGAAATCAAGGAAGCAGATGCGAAGCTCGCGGAAATGAATGACAAGCAGCAAGAATTGATGCTCTGCCTGCCAAACCTACCGGACGACGACGTGCAGGCGGGCGGCAAAGAGAAGAATGTGCCCGACCATTACTTTAAAGAAAAGCCGATTTTTGATTTTGAGCCAAAGAACCATGTGGATCTCTGCGAGAGCCTCGGCATGATTGACTACCAGCGGGGCGCAAAGATTGCGGGCAACGGTGCGTGGATTTACCGTGGCTGGGGCGCACGCATGGAGTGGGCTATTCTGAACTTCTTTGTCAACGAGCATCTTTCAGACGGCTATGAGCTGATTCTGCCGCCGCATATGTTGAACTATGAATGCGGCTATGTTGCGGGCCAGTTCCCGAAATTTGGTGATGAGGTCTACTGGATTCAGAATCCAACCAGCGCGGATAAAAAGTTTATGCTGCCCACCGCGGAAACCGCACTGGTGAACCTGCACCGTGACGAGATTCTGACCGCGGACGAGCTGCCCAAAAAGTATATTGCGTACACGCCCTGCTACCGCCGGGAGGCGGGTTCCTACCGCAGTGAGGAGCGCGGCATGATTCGCGGCCACCAGTTCAATAAGGTGGAGATGGTGCAGTACACCAAGCCGGAAGACAGCGACGCCGCGTTTCAGGAGTTGGTTGGCAAGGCGGAGCGTCTGGTACAGGAGTTGGGTTTGCACTATCGTCTGAGCCGTCTGGCGGCAGGGGACTGCTCCTTCTCCATGGCGCGCACCTATGACATTGAGGTGTGGATTCCCTCTATGGGGATTTACAAGGAAGTTTCTTCAGCCTCTAACGCGCGGTCTTATCAGGCGCGCCGTGGAAACATCAAGTACCGCGATGAGAACAAGAAGCTGCAGTTTGTGCATACGCTGAACGCTTCCGGTCTGGCAACCTCGCGTGTGATGCCGGCCATTGTGGAGCAGTATCAGAATGCAGACGGCAGTGTAACCGTGCCGGAGGTTTTGCGTCCTTATATGGGCATTGACGTGATTCGCCCGAAAAACGCATAA